One window of Burkholderia vietnamiensis LMG 10929 genomic DNA carries:
- a CDS encoding DegQ family serine endoprotease, producing the protein MNTRFLARGAVAVAVAAALSAGYVAGTRHADPQIITPAQAAALMPAEAAAKTGIPDFSGLVETYGPAVVNISAKHVVKQVSRRVQQPQLPMDPSDPFYQFFKHFYGQVPGMGGDAQPDDQPSASLGSGFIVSPDGYILTNAHVIDGANVVTVKLTDKREYKAKVVGSDKQSDVAVLKIDASGLPTVKIGDPARSKVGQWVVAIGSPYGFDNTVTSGIISAKSRALPDENYTPFIQTDVPVNPGNSGGPLFNLQGEVIGINSMIYSQTGGFQGLSFAIPINEAIKVKDELVKTGHVSRGRLGVAVQGLNQTLASSFGLPKPDGALVSSVDPSGPAAKAGLQPGDVILAVNGSPVADSTSLPAQIASLKPGSQADLQIWRDKSKKSISVTLGAMTDAKLASNDGGPVEQGRLGVAVRPLTPQERSATNLSHGLMVQQAGGPAASAGIQPGDVILAVNGRPVTNPEQLRDAVKGAGNSLALLIQRDNAQIFVPVDLS; encoded by the coding sequence ATGAACACCCGATTCCTTGCGCGTGGCGCCGTTGCGGTCGCCGTTGCTGCTGCGCTGTCCGCCGGCTACGTCGCGGGCACCCGCCATGCCGATCCGCAGATCATCACGCCCGCGCAGGCCGCCGCGCTGATGCCGGCCGAGGCCGCGGCCAAGACCGGCATTCCCGATTTCTCCGGGCTGGTCGAAACCTACGGCCCGGCGGTCGTGAACATCAGCGCGAAGCACGTGGTCAAGCAGGTGTCGCGTCGCGTGCAGCAGCCGCAGCTGCCGATGGATCCGAGCGACCCGTTCTACCAGTTCTTCAAGCACTTCTACGGCCAGGTGCCGGGCATGGGCGGCGACGCGCAGCCGGACGACCAGCCGAGCGCGAGCCTCGGCTCCGGGTTCATCGTCAGCCCCGACGGCTACATCCTCACCAACGCGCACGTGATCGACGGCGCGAACGTCGTCACCGTCAAGCTGACCGACAAGCGCGAGTACAAGGCGAAGGTCGTCGGCTCCGACAAGCAGTCCGACGTCGCGGTGCTGAAGATCGACGCGAGCGGCCTGCCGACCGTGAAGATCGGCGACCCGGCGCGCAGCAAGGTCGGCCAGTGGGTCGTCGCGATCGGTTCGCCGTACGGCTTCGACAACACGGTCACGTCCGGCATCATCAGCGCGAAGTCGCGCGCGCTGCCGGACGAGAACTACACGCCGTTCATCCAGACCGACGTGCCGGTCAACCCCGGCAACTCGGGCGGCCCGCTGTTCAACCTGCAGGGTGAAGTGATCGGTATCAACTCGATGATCTATTCGCAGACGGGCGGCTTCCAGGGCCTGTCGTTCGCGATCCCGATCAACGAGGCGATCAAGGTCAAGGACGAACTGGTGAAGACGGGCCACGTGAGCCGCGGCCGCCTCGGCGTCGCCGTGCAGGGGCTGAACCAGACGCTCGCAAGCTCGTTCGGGCTGCCGAAGCCGGACGGCGCGCTGGTCAGCTCGGTCGATCCGAGCGGCCCGGCCGCGAAGGCCGGCCTGCAACCGGGCGACGTGATCCTCGCGGTCAACGGTTCGCCGGTGGCCGATTCGACGTCGCTGCCCGCGCAGATCGCGAGCCTGAAGCCCGGCTCGCAGGCCGACTTGCAGATCTGGCGCGACAAGTCGAAGAAGTCGATCAGCGTGACGCTCGGCGCGATGACCGATGCGAAGCTGGCGTCGAACGACGGCGGCCCCGTCGAGCAGGGGCGCCTCGGCGTCGCGGTGCGGCCGCTGACGCCGCAGGAGCGCAGCGCGACGAACCTGTCGCACGGGCTGATGGTGCAGCAGGCGGGCGGCCCCGCGGCCAGCGCGGGCATCCAGCCGGGCGACGTGATCCTCGCGGTGAACGGCCGGCCGGTCACGAACCCCGAGCAGTTGCGCGACGCCGTCAAGGGAGCGGGCAACAGTCTTGCTCTGCTGATCCAGCGCGATAATGCACAGATCTTCGTGCCGGTCGATCTGAGCTGA
- a CDS encoding carboxypeptidase-like regulatory domain-containing protein, translating into MQHLRNVSRFAVAVALAAGVAVAAPGAYAQSDGLPEASQQGDVSYVSGGIGKDQSTAFEHNESAWPLALRFTGKGGEYLADVHVRIVDAKGAEVLRTDARGPYMLVKLPPGRYTVHASYQGSDESRAVTVGAKGGTKAAFQWSAQ; encoded by the coding sequence ATGCAACATCTACGCAACGTATCCCGATTCGCGGTGGCCGTCGCGCTGGCCGCGGGCGTCGCCGTCGCGGCGCCCGGCGCCTACGCGCAGTCGGACGGTTTGCCGGAGGCGAGCCAGCAGGGCGATGTCAGCTATGTGTCGGGCGGCATCGGCAAGGATCAGTCGACGGCCTTCGAGCACAACGAATCGGCGTGGCCGCTCGCGCTGCGCTTCACCGGCAAGGGCGGCGAATATCTGGCCGACGTCCATGTGCGGATCGTCGACGCGAAGGGCGCCGAGGTGCTGAGGACCGACGCGCGCGGGCCGTACATGCTTGTGAAGCTGCCGCCGGGGCGCTACACCGTCCATGCGTCGTACCAGGGCAGCGACGAATCGCGCGCGGTCACGGTGGGCGCGAAGGGCGGCACGAAGGCGGCGTTCCAGTGGAGCGCGCAGTAG
- a CDS encoding DUF427 domain-containing protein has translation MSDAADRRLEIVPNRHRVRVIHRGITYADSLGALTVRETGAPDTHYLPRGDVNMHRLVKSSVTTACPLRGLAVYFDLQTEDGVIRSAAWSYEEPGETAFALAHYVAFDVARIDSLVETS, from the coding sequence ATGTCCGATGCCGCCGACCGTCGCCTCGAAATCGTGCCGAACCGCCATCGCGTGCGCGTGATTCACCGCGGCATCACCTATGCCGATTCGCTCGGCGCGCTGACGGTGCGCGAGACCGGTGCGCCGGACACCCATTACCTGCCGCGCGGCGACGTCAACATGCATCGGCTGGTGAAGTCGAGCGTCACGACGGCCTGCCCGCTGCGCGGCCTGGCCGTGTATTTCGATCTGCAGACAGAAGACGGCGTGATCCGCAGCGCCGCATGGAGTTACGAGGAACCAGGGGAGACGGCGTTCGCGCTCGCGCACTACGTCGCCTTCGATGTCGCACGGATCGACAGTCTCGTCGAGACGTCCTGA
- a CDS encoding CoxG family protein: MELNDTLRVPLAPAVVRDALEDLALLRASFDHCESFAKLAHGEFALTITVPLGPLRARYDVRAHSAGQQDDARRVISFKARADGLGALRGQVELALLPGDDATTTQIDYVVWATASGPLAELPGRQIERALHQWTDDFFREFGAVVQAKHGLVPNRAASSAPRRQHVFLRPASLMAAAKRPLPHLGGALSGRAASAVQPRASGPLPLWAWAAIILFVAVLLYAARWINGA; encoded by the coding sequence ATGGAACTGAACGACACGTTACGCGTTCCGCTCGCGCCGGCGGTCGTGCGGGACGCGCTCGAGGATCTCGCGTTGCTGCGCGCGAGCTTCGACCATTGCGAATCGTTCGCGAAGCTCGCGCACGGCGAGTTCGCGCTGACGATCACGGTGCCGCTCGGCCCGCTGCGCGCGCGCTACGACGTGCGCGCGCATTCGGCCGGCCAGCAGGACGACGCGCGGCGCGTGATCAGCTTCAAGGCGCGGGCCGATGGACTCGGCGCGCTGCGCGGGCAGGTCGAGCTCGCGCTGCTGCCGGGCGACGACGCAACCACGACGCAGATCGACTACGTGGTGTGGGCGACCGCCAGCGGGCCGCTCGCCGAGCTGCCGGGCCGGCAGATCGAGCGCGCGCTGCACCAGTGGACCGACGATTTCTTCCGCGAATTCGGTGCGGTCGTGCAGGCCAAGCATGGCCTCGTGCCGAACCGTGCGGCGTCGAGCGCGCCGCGTCGCCAGCATGTGTTCCTGCGGCCCGCGTCGCTGATGGCCGCCGCGAAGCGGCCGCTGCCGCATCTCGGCGGCGCGCTGAGCGGCCGCGCGGCCAGTGCGGTGCAACCGCGCGCATCGGGGCCGCTGCCCTTGTGGGCGTGGGCCGCGATCATCCTGTTCGTTGCGGTGCTGTTGTACGCGGCGCGCTGGATCAACGGCGCCTGA
- a CDS encoding tyrosine-protein kinase Wzc: protein MLDAAARRYDIVIVDPAPILALHDAASIGRRGTTLLLWLGVPGFTVHAGRLTIDEPNPGETVSAAAALLGDRPYRRPPGAAPRNSRR from the coding sequence GTGCTCGACGCCGCGGCGCGGCGCTACGACATCGTCATCGTCGATCCCGCGCCGATCCTCGCGCTGCACGATGCGGCGAGCATCGGCCGCCGCGGCACGACACTGCTGCTGTGGCTCGGTGTGCCGGGCTTCACCGTGCACGCAGGGCGGCTGACGATCGACGAACCTAACCCCGGCGAAACCGTGTCCGCAGCCGCGGCGCTTTTGGGCGATCGGCCCTACCGCCGCCCGCCGGGCGCCGCGCCGCGAAATTCCCGCCGATAG
- a CDS encoding helix-turn-helix domain-containing protein yields the protein MPAAASPAALAPTVVAVIAYDGISPFHLSVPSVVFGNERDAAATPVFDFRVCSAERGPLATTGGFTITAPHGLDALADADIVIVPAWRDPDEAPPDVLVDAVRAAAARGAQVVGLCLGAYVLAAAGLLDERPATTHWAWADDFARRFPRVKLDPDVLYVDDGNLMTSAGTAAGLDCCLHVVRQRFGADAANRIARRLVIPPHRQGGQAQYVPQPVAAHPRDARLAELLDWVRAHLDVAHSVDSLAARVLMSRRTFTRRFRQATGTTVTAWLHAERLTHAQHLLETTGQSIDAIAQAAGYGSSVSLRQHFAGTLGTSPSAYRREFRGAAPGGRR from the coding sequence ATGCCCGCCGCCGCGTCGCCCGCCGCCCTCGCCCCGACCGTCGTCGCCGTGATCGCGTACGACGGCATCAGCCCGTTTCACCTGTCGGTGCCGTCCGTCGTGTTCGGCAACGAGCGCGATGCCGCCGCGACGCCCGTATTCGATTTCCGCGTGTGTTCGGCCGAGCGCGGCCCGCTCGCGACCACCGGCGGCTTCACGATCACCGCGCCGCACGGTCTCGACGCGCTCGCCGACGCCGACATCGTCATCGTGCCCGCATGGCGCGACCCCGATGAAGCGCCGCCCGACGTGCTGGTCGACGCCGTCCGCGCGGCCGCCGCGCGCGGCGCGCAGGTCGTCGGGCTGTGTCTGGGCGCGTACGTGCTCGCCGCCGCGGGTCTGCTCGACGAGCGCCCGGCCACCACGCACTGGGCCTGGGCCGACGATTTTGCGCGGCGCTTTCCGCGCGTGAAGCTCGACCCCGACGTGCTGTACGTCGACGACGGCAACCTGATGACGTCGGCCGGCACGGCGGCGGGGCTCGACTGCTGCCTGCACGTCGTGCGGCAACGCTTCGGCGCCGACGCGGCGAACCGCATCGCGCGCCGGCTCGTGATCCCGCCGCATCGCCAGGGCGGCCAGGCGCAATACGTGCCGCAACCGGTCGCCGCGCATCCGCGCGACGCGCGGCTCGCGGAACTGCTCGACTGGGTGCGCGCGCATCTCGACGTCGCGCACAGCGTCGATTCGCTCGCGGCGCGCGTGCTGATGAGCCGGCGCACCTTCACGCGCCGCTTCCGTCAGGCCACGGGGACGACCGTCACGGCGTGGCTGCACGCCGAACGGCTCACCCACGCGCAGCATCTGCTGGAAACCACCGGACAATCGATCGACGCAATCGCGCAGGCGGCCGGCTACGGGTCGAGCGTGTCGTTGCGCCAGCATTTCGCGGGCACGCTCGGCACGTCGCCGTCGGCCTATCGGCGGGAATTTCGCGGCGCGGCGCCCGGCGGGCGGCGGTAG
- a CDS encoding cysteine hydrolase family protein, which produces MSNATPSSPSSVVSRRALIVIDVQNEYVSGNLPIEYPPLDVSLPNIGRAIDAAHAAGVPVIVVQHVAPAGATIFAPGTDGVALHPVVAERPYAHLIVKAQASAFAATDLAAWLDARGIDTLAVVGYMTHNCNAATVLHAAHAGLGVEYLADATGALPYENEAGAASAEEIHRAYTVVFQSNFAAVMSTDAWIAGLGGAAMPAHDSVAASNRRARARRAQAA; this is translated from the coding sequence ATGTCGAACGCCACGCCGTCGTCCCCGTCGTCAGTCGTTTCCCGCCGTGCCCTCATCGTGATCGACGTGCAGAACGAATACGTGAGCGGCAATCTGCCGATCGAGTATCCGCCGCTCGACGTGTCGCTGCCGAACATCGGCCGGGCGATCGACGCCGCGCATGCGGCCGGCGTGCCGGTGATCGTGGTCCAGCACGTCGCGCCGGCCGGCGCGACGATCTTCGCGCCCGGCACCGACGGCGTCGCGCTTCACCCGGTCGTGGCCGAGCGTCCGTATGCGCATCTGATCGTGAAGGCGCAGGCCAGCGCGTTCGCCGCGACCGACCTCGCCGCATGGCTCGACGCGCGCGGCATCGACACGCTCGCGGTCGTCGGCTACATGACGCACAACTGCAATGCGGCGACCGTCCTGCACGCGGCGCACGCGGGGCTCGGCGTCGAGTACCTCGCCGATGCGACCGGCGCGTTGCCGTACGAGAACGAAGCGGGGGCGGCGAGCGCCGAGGAGATACACCGTGCGTACACGGTCGTGTTCCAGTCGAATTTCGCGGCGGTGATGTCGACCGACGCGTGGATCGCGGGCCTGGGCGGCGCGGCGATGCCTGCGCACGATTCGGTGGCGGCGTCGAACCGGCGGGCGCGGGCGCGGCGCGCGCAGGCGGCCTGA
- a CDS encoding TetR family transcriptional regulator: protein MVRRTKEEALETRNRILDAAEHVFFEKGVSHTSLADIAQHAGVTRGAIYWHFANKSELFDAMFDRVFLPIDELKRMPPDAPGADPLEKIRKILIWCLLGVQRDPQLRRVFSILFMKCEYVADLEPLLQRNRAGMSEALHALDADLALAVQLKLLPERLDTWRATLMLHTLVSGFVRDMLMLPDEIDAEQHAEQLVDGCFDMMRYSPAMLKTGG, encoded by the coding sequence ATGGTCAGACGCACCAAGGAGGAGGCACTCGAGACGCGCAACCGCATTCTCGACGCCGCCGAACACGTATTCTTCGAGAAAGGCGTGTCGCACACGTCGCTCGCGGACATCGCCCAGCACGCCGGCGTCACGCGCGGCGCGATCTACTGGCATTTCGCCAACAAGAGCGAGTTGTTCGACGCGATGTTCGACCGCGTGTTCCTGCCGATCGACGAGCTGAAGCGGATGCCGCCCGATGCGCCGGGCGCCGATCCGCTGGAAAAGATCCGCAAGATCCTGATCTGGTGCCTGCTGGGCGTGCAGCGCGATCCGCAGTTGCGGCGCGTGTTCAGCATCCTGTTCATGAAGTGCGAATACGTGGCCGACCTGGAGCCCCTGCTGCAGCGCAATCGCGCGGGCATGAGCGAGGCGCTGCACGCGCTCGACGCCGATCTCGCGCTCGCCGTGCAGCTCAAGCTGCTGCCCGAGCGGCTCGACACGTGGCGCGCGACGCTGATGCTGCATACGCTCGTCAGCGGCTTCGTGCGCGACATGCTGATGCTGCCCGACGAGATCGACGCCGAACAGCACGCGGAGCAGCTGGTCGACGGCTGCTTCGACATGATGCGTTATAGCCCGGCGATGCTGAAGACGGGGGGATGA
- a CDS encoding efflux RND transporter periplasmic adaptor subunit translates to MRVERVPYRLLTVATAAVFLAACGKKESAPPPQTPEVGVVTVQPQAVPIYTELPGRTSAFLVAQVRARVDGIVLRREFVEGSDVKAGQRLYKIDPAPYLAQLNSAKATLAKAQANLVTQNALVARYKVLVAANAVSKQDYDNAVATQGQAAADVAAGKAAVETAQINLGYTDVVSPISGRVGISQVTPGAYVQASQATLMSTVQQLDPVYVDLTQSSLEGLKLRQDVQSGRLKTSGPGAAKVSLILEDGKTYPVPGKLQFSDVTVDQTTGSVTIRAVFPNPNRVLLPGMFVRARIEEGVNENAFLVPQIGVTHDQKGQAIAMVVNASNKVEPRPLKTTGMNGQNWIVEGGLNAGDRVIVQGGDKARPGTTVKTVAAQLPAADAASGAAASAAPAAAGSGAAAASGAAPASAAAASSAQ, encoded by the coding sequence ATGCGCGTCGAACGGGTTCCATACCGCTTACTCACTGTCGCGACGGCCGCCGTTTTCCTGGCCGCGTGCGGGAAAAAAGAATCGGCACCGCCGCCGCAAACGCCGGAAGTCGGCGTCGTCACCGTCCAACCGCAAGCCGTACCGATCTACACCGAACTGCCGGGCCGCACCAGTGCGTTCCTCGTCGCGCAGGTCCGCGCGCGGGTCGACGGCATCGTGCTGCGCCGTGAATTCGTCGAAGGCAGCGACGTGAAGGCCGGCCAGCGCCTCTACAAGATCGATCCGGCGCCGTATCTCGCGCAACTGAACAGCGCGAAGGCGACGCTCGCGAAGGCGCAGGCGAACCTCGTCACGCAGAACGCGCTGGTCGCGCGCTACAAGGTGCTGGTGGCCGCCAACGCGGTCAGCAAGCAGGACTACGACAACGCGGTGGCCACGCAGGGCCAGGCCGCGGCCGACGTCGCAGCCGGCAAGGCAGCGGTCGAAACCGCGCAGATCAACCTCGGCTATACGGACGTCGTGTCGCCGATCAGCGGCCGCGTCGGCATCTCGCAGGTGACGCCGGGCGCTTACGTGCAGGCGAGCCAGGCGACGCTGATGTCGACGGTGCAGCAGCTCGATCCGGTCTACGTCGACCTGACGCAATCGAGCCTCGAGGGGCTGAAGCTGCGCCAGGACGTGCAGAGCGGCCGCCTGAAGACGAGCGGCCCCGGCGCGGCGAAGGTGTCGCTGATCCTCGAGGACGGCAAGACCTACCCGGTGCCCGGCAAGCTGCAGTTCTCCGACGTGACGGTCGACCAGACGACTGGCTCGGTCACGATCCGCGCGGTGTTCCCGAACCCGAACCGCGTGCTGCTGCCGGGCATGTTCGTGCGCGCCCGCATCGAGGAAGGCGTGAACGAGAACGCGTTCCTGGTGCCGCAGATCGGCGTCACGCACGACCAGAAGGGCCAGGCGATCGCGATGGTGGTGAACGCGAGCAACAAGGTCGAGCCGCGTCCGCTGAAGACGACCGGCATGAACGGTCAGAACTGGATCGTCGAAGGCGGGCTGAACGCGGGCGACCGCGTGATCGTCCAGGGCGGCGACAAGGCGCGTCCGGGCACGACGGTGAAGACGGTCGCCGCGCAGCTGCCGGCAGCCGATGCCGCATCGGGTGCAGCCGCATCCGCCGCGCCGGCCGCCGCCGGTTCCGGTGCCGCAGCCGCGTCGGGCGCCGCGCCGGCCAGCGCCGCCGCTGCGTCGAGCGCGCAATAA